The following proteins are encoded in a genomic region of Mycolicibacterium confluentis:
- the clpS gene encoding ATP-dependent Clp protease adapter ClpS, producing the protein MAASAPTKPGAAGQQQVDTVASTERPWVTIVWDDPVNLMNYVTYIFQKLFGYSEPKATELMLQVHHEGKAVVSSGTRESMEVDVTKLHAAGLWATMQQDR; encoded by the coding sequence ATGGCTGCGTCTGCACCGACCAAGCCGGGGGCGGCTGGGCAACAGCAGGTCGACACCGTCGCGTCGACTGAACGACCGTGGGTGACCATCGTGTGGGATGACCCGGTCAACCTCATGAACTACGTCACCTATATCTTCCAGAAGCTGTTCGGCTACTCCGAGCCCAAGGCCACCGAGTTGATGCTCCAGGTGCATCACGAGGGCAAGGCTGTGGTGTCCTCGGGCACGCGGGAGTCCATGGAGGTCGACGTCACCAAGCTGCATGCGGCCGGGCTGTGGGCCACCATGCAGCAGGACCGCTGA
- a CDS encoding Vgb family protein: protein MSSALTVPLPGGPYALAAGPDGRMWVTLVHSGEIAAVAADGATTVFPVAPEAKPSLIVAGADGAMWFTRTGDGQIGRITVDGTQTAFPLSEGSAPYGLVVGHDGCVWFTEMTHGGIGRITPAGEVSTEQMVRGAPSMICCGPDNALWFTLNQGNAIGRLDPSGAYTVREVPTRNAGPVGIAATHDDAVWFTEIRADKLGRIPVDDAMQEMPLPGKPHAVLADPAGGVWVSLWGSDQLARVTADGEITTFDLPQGSEPHGLAVGLDGAVWVALECGFVQRLPV, encoded by the coding sequence GTGAGCAGTGCGCTGACCGTCCCTCTGCCGGGCGGACCGTACGCGTTGGCGGCCGGACCCGACGGCCGCATGTGGGTCACCCTCGTGCACAGCGGCGAGATCGCCGCGGTCGCCGCCGACGGTGCGACGACAGTGTTCCCGGTGGCACCCGAGGCGAAGCCGTCCCTGATCGTCGCCGGTGCGGACGGGGCGATGTGGTTCACCCGGACCGGGGACGGGCAGATCGGCCGGATCACCGTCGACGGCACGCAGACCGCCTTCCCCCTGAGCGAGGGCAGTGCCCCCTACGGTCTGGTCGTTGGCCACGACGGCTGTGTGTGGTTCACCGAGATGACCCACGGCGGAATCGGCAGAATCACGCCCGCCGGTGAGGTCTCCACGGAACAGATGGTGCGCGGCGCGCCCTCGATGATCTGCTGCGGACCGGACAACGCGCTGTGGTTCACCCTCAACCAGGGCAACGCCATCGGCCGTCTGGACCCCAGCGGCGCTTACACCGTCCGCGAGGTGCCAACCCGCAACGCCGGGCCAGTCGGCATCGCCGCGACGCACGACGACGCAGTCTGGTTCACCGAGATCCGCGCCGACAAGCTGGGCCGGATCCCGGTCGACGACGCGATGCAGGAGATGCCCCTGCCGGGGAAACCGCACGCGGTGCTCGCCGACCCCGCGGGCGGCGTGTGGGTGAGCCTGTGGGGCAGCGATCAGTTGGCGCGTGTGACCGCCGACGGCGAGATCACGACGTTCGACCTGCCGCAGGGCAGCGAGCCGCACGGATTGGCCGTCGGCCTCGACGGGGCGGTGTGGGTCGCGCTCGAGTGCGGGTTCGTCCAGCGGCTGCCCGTCTGA
- a CDS encoding MspA family porin: MRVQRAAAVAAGVLLLTVGVPSAGADPGPAVEPAVDAVEAVAVEPPPADPAAVADPAQAVVEPAAAVDDGAVVSNAPATSTAPDGWTLTVGAKDEFIKPVAPLTTALSSRDYEVRGVFNGSAVGPDGDGETPEGVLEVGYQIGCGIDMSTSNGVSLTGSVGVTPSIGLLGIDSNGIGIDGVAPVLSTPVSGGIAIGLKPGIVNIVPVTKKEYEGADPWVSINGFHIKIDGCVGESFIRSYAVLTRSTKVSDAIQAYYGTTKKV; encoded by the coding sequence ATCCGCGTTCAACGTGCCGCTGCGGTCGCGGCGGGCGTCCTGTTGCTCACCGTCGGCGTGCCGTCTGCCGGCGCGGACCCGGGGCCCGCAGTGGAACCGGCCGTCGATGCCGTCGAGGCCGTAGCGGTCGAACCCCCTCCGGCCGACCCCGCGGCCGTCGCCGACCCTGCTCAGGCCGTGGTCGAACCCGCTGCGGCCGTCGACGACGGCGCCGTCGTCTCCAACGCGCCGGCCACCTCGACCGCACCCGACGGCTGGACCCTGACCGTGGGCGCCAAGGATGAGTTCATCAAGCCGGTCGCACCGCTGACGACGGCACTGTCGTCGCGGGACTACGAGGTCCGCGGAGTGTTCAACGGGTCCGCCGTCGGCCCGGATGGCGATGGCGAAACTCCCGAGGGCGTCCTCGAAGTCGGGTATCAGATCGGCTGCGGCATCGACATGAGCACGTCCAACGGCGTCTCGTTGACCGGCAGCGTGGGCGTCACCCCGTCGATCGGCCTGCTCGGCATCGACAGCAACGGCATCGGCATCGACGGTGTGGCGCCGGTGCTCTCGACTCCGGTCAGCGGTGGTATCGCGATCGGCCTCAAACCCGGCATCGTCAACATCGTCCCGGTCACCAAGAAGGAGTACGAGGGCGCGGATCCGTGGGTGTCCATCAACGGCTTCCACATCAAGATCGACGGCTGTGTGGGGGAGTCCTTCATTCGGTCCTACGCGGTGTTGACCCGGTCGACGAAGGTCTCCGACGCCATCCAGGCCTACTACGGCACCACCAAGAAGGTCTGA
- a CDS encoding ATP-dependent DNA helicase — protein MTSRVDQARVVELLSTAVTALGGSEREGQVEMAKAVAHAFATGEHLAVQAGTGTGKSLAYLVPSIAVAVRDAESGPVVVSTATIALQRQLVDRDLPRLADALSRALPRKPRFALLKGRGNYLCLNKIHNGSAGDAEEGAPQEELFEPLAASALGREVQRLTAWSSETTSGDRDELKPGVSERAWSQVSVSARECIGVARCPFGSDCFSERARAIAGAADVVVTNHALLSIDAIADASVLPEHNLLVIDEAHELVDRVTSVATGELTAAVLAAAQRRSSRLIGPELTTRLEAAATTFTSAIHDAEPGRIDHLDEELATYLTALRDAAHNARADINPTPGDPQAAAARAEAVTALSDIHDTAARILESFGPPLTERYDVVWLDHEDNRGSVRPVLRVAPLSVAGLLRTRLFATTTTVLTSATLTVGGNFEAMAGAWGLAARRTDPAEGDQPAPAAPAPKWRGIDVGSPFEHQKSGILYVAKTLPPPGRDGTGSAEQLTEIEELITAAGGRTLGLFSSMRAARAAAEAMRERLDTPVLCQGEESTATLIEQFAQDHATSLFGTLSLWQGVDVPGPSLSLVLIDRIPFPRPDDPLLTARQRSVSARGGNGFMAVSANHAALLLAQGAGRLLRRADDRGVVAVLDSRMATARYAGYLRASLPPFWATTDPQQVRKALSRLRAAIDGE, from the coding sequence ATGACCAGCCGAGTCGATCAGGCGCGCGTCGTGGAGTTGTTGAGCACCGCGGTGACAGCGCTGGGCGGCAGCGAACGCGAAGGCCAGGTGGAGATGGCCAAGGCGGTCGCGCATGCCTTCGCCACCGGTGAGCACCTGGCGGTCCAGGCTGGCACCGGAACCGGTAAGTCGCTGGCCTACCTGGTCCCCTCGATCGCGGTGGCGGTCCGCGACGCCGAATCCGGACCTGTGGTCGTGTCGACCGCCACGATCGCCCTACAGCGACAGTTGGTGGACCGCGACCTGCCCCGCCTGGCCGACGCGCTGAGCCGGGCGCTGCCTCGGAAGCCGCGGTTCGCGTTGTTGAAGGGGCGCGGAAACTATCTGTGTCTCAACAAGATCCACAACGGGTCCGCGGGAGACGCGGAGGAGGGCGCGCCGCAGGAGGAGCTGTTCGAGCCGCTCGCCGCCTCTGCGTTGGGCCGCGAGGTGCAGCGCCTCACCGCGTGGTCGTCGGAGACCACGTCCGGTGACCGCGACGAACTCAAGCCCGGAGTCAGCGAGCGGGCGTGGTCTCAGGTCAGCGTCTCGGCCCGGGAATGCATCGGAGTGGCGCGCTGCCCGTTCGGCAGCGACTGCTTCTCCGAGCGCGCGCGAGCGATCGCCGGGGCCGCGGACGTCGTCGTCACCAATCACGCACTGCTGTCCATCGACGCCATCGCCGACGCCTCGGTGCTGCCCGAACACAACCTGCTGGTCATCGACGAGGCACACGAACTCGTCGACCGGGTCACCTCGGTGGCCACCGGCGAACTGACCGCCGCGGTTCTGGCGGCAGCGCAGCGGCGCAGCAGTCGGCTCATCGGCCCGGAACTGACGACCCGGTTGGAGGCCGCCGCCACGACGTTCACCTCGGCGATCCACGACGCCGAACCGGGGCGCATCGACCACCTCGACGAAGAACTGGCCACCTACCTGACCGCGCTGCGGGACGCCGCGCACAACGCTCGTGCGGACATCAACCCGACACCCGGTGACCCGCAGGCGGCCGCCGCCCGCGCCGAAGCGGTGACCGCGCTGTCCGACATCCACGACACCGCGGCGCGAATCCTCGAGTCGTTCGGCCCGCCGCTGACCGAGCGCTACGACGTGGTCTGGCTCGACCATGAGGACAACCGTGGGTCAGTGCGCCCGGTGCTGCGGGTGGCCCCGCTGTCGGTGGCCGGACTGCTGCGAACCCGACTGTTCGCCACCACGACGACGGTGTTGACGTCGGCGACGCTGACGGTCGGCGGCAACTTCGAGGCGATGGCCGGTGCCTGGGGCCTGGCCGCGCGTCGGACCGATCCGGCCGAGGGCGACCAACCCGCGCCCGCGGCACCCGCACCCAAGTGGCGCGGCATCGACGTCGGCTCCCCGTTCGAGCACCAGAAGTCGGGCATCCTGTACGTCGCCAAGACCCTCCCGCCGCCCGGACGGGACGGCACTGGCTCGGCCGAACAACTCACGGAGATCGAGGAACTCATCACCGCTGCCGGGGGCCGGACCCTTGGGCTGTTCTCCTCGATGCGCGCGGCCCGGGCCGCCGCGGAGGCCATGCGCGAGCGCCTCGACACACCGGTGCTGTGCCAGGGCGAGGAGTCGACGGCGACGCTGATCGAGCAGTTCGCTCAAGACCACGCGACGTCCCTGTTCGGCACCCTGTCGTTGTGGCAGGGCGTCGACGTCCCGGGCCCCTCGCTGTCGCTGGTGCTCATCGACCGGATCCCATTCCCCCGCCCCGACGACCCGCTGCTGACCGCGCGTCAGCGCTCGGTCTCGGCGCGCGGCGGCAACGGCTTCATGGCCGTCTCGGCCAACCATGCCGCGCTGCTGCTCGCGCAGGGCGCGGGCCGCCTGCTGCGCCGCGCCGACGATCGCGGTGTGGTCGCGGTCCTGGACTCCCGGATGGCCACGGCGCGATACGCCGGTTACCTGCGCGCGTCACTGCCGCCGTTCTGGGCCACCACCGATCCGCAGCAGGTGCGCAAGGCCCTGAGCAGACTGCGCGCCGCGATCGACGGCGAGTGA
- a CDS encoding neutral zinc metallopeptidase yields MLRVLATGVAVTATATLLASCSTVVQGSAVSVYADPFKVAGMQAVDGPTGLRSGISLDARDVEESDGGKIDQIAAQSVSDIEEYWDAAFSEAFPGAFKPVSALVSWDSNGYAENFCGDFTAGLVNAAFCPVDNTIGWDRGELFPALRRAHGDMAITMVLAHEYGHSVQKQARLNKRNVSTLVAEQQADCFSGAYMRWVAEDNSDRFTLSTGDGLNNLLVSMISFRDPLLTEEDRSFGAGEDEHGTAFERISAFQFGFTDGPSACASIDAKEVAQRRGDLPVALAGGETGEWAVSEESVRAFVDAMNAKFSPENPPTLTFDGDRASACQDARPSPPVSYCPSTNTLAVDLPGLQEMGSPRDGDDPSAMLSGDNSAYSVLMSRYVLALQNERGLELDSAEAGLRTACLTGVATTMLTARVNTPAGNTIALTAGDVDEAVAGLLINGLAASDVNGETVPAGFSRIDAFRTGVLGDQERCLRRFP; encoded by the coding sequence GTGCTGCGGGTACTCGCGACGGGTGTGGCGGTCACCGCCACCGCCACACTGCTGGCGTCATGCTCGACGGTCGTGCAGGGCAGTGCGGTCTCGGTGTACGCCGATCCGTTCAAGGTTGCCGGCATGCAGGCCGTCGACGGGCCCACGGGGTTGCGCAGCGGCATCAGCCTCGACGCGCGCGACGTCGAGGAGTCCGACGGCGGCAAGATCGACCAGATCGCCGCACAATCCGTCAGTGACATCGAGGAGTACTGGGACGCCGCGTTCAGCGAGGCGTTTCCCGGGGCGTTCAAGCCCGTCAGCGCCCTGGTGTCGTGGGACTCCAATGGGTACGCGGAGAACTTCTGCGGCGACTTCACCGCGGGCCTGGTGAACGCCGCATTCTGCCCCGTCGACAACACCATCGGGTGGGACCGCGGCGAACTGTTCCCGGCGCTGCGCCGCGCCCACGGCGATATGGCCATCACGATGGTGCTGGCCCACGAATACGGGCATTCGGTGCAGAAGCAGGCGCGATTGAACAAGCGCAATGTCTCCACGCTGGTCGCCGAACAGCAGGCGGACTGCTTCTCGGGCGCCTACATGCGCTGGGTGGCCGAGGACAACTCCGACCGTTTCACCCTCAGCACGGGCGACGGCCTCAACAACCTGCTGGTCAGCATGATCTCCTTCCGCGATCCGCTGCTGACCGAGGAGGACCGGTCCTTCGGCGCAGGCGAGGACGAACACGGCACGGCGTTCGAACGGATCTCGGCCTTCCAGTTCGGCTTCACCGACGGGCCGTCGGCGTGCGCCTCGATCGACGCCAAGGAGGTGGCCCAGCGGCGCGGAGACCTGCCGGTCGCGCTGGCGGGCGGCGAGACCGGGGAATGGGCGGTGTCCGAGGAGTCGGTGCGCGCGTTCGTCGACGCCATGAACGCCAAGTTCTCGCCGGAGAATCCGCCGACCCTGACCTTCGACGGCGATCGGGCGTCGGCGTGCCAGGACGCCAGACCGAGCCCGCCGGTCTCCTACTGCCCGAGCACCAACACGCTCGCCGTCGATCTGCCCGGACTTCAGGAGATGGGGTCGCCGCGTGACGGGGACGACCCGTCCGCGATGCTCTCCGGCGACAACTCGGCCTACTCGGTGTTGATGTCCCGCTACGTGCTGGCGCTGCAGAACGAACGCGGCCTGGAACTCGACAGCGCAGAAGCCGGTCTGCGCACGGCGTGCCTGACCGGTGTGGCCACGACAATGCTCACCGCACGGGTCAACACTCCCGCGGGCAACACGATCGCGCTGACCGCAGGCGATGTCGACGAGGCCGTGGCCGGCCTGCTGATCAACGGTCTGGCGGCCAGCGATGTCAACGGCGAGACGGTGCCCGCCGGGTTCTCCCGAATCGACGCGTTCCGGACGGGCGTGCTCGGCGATCAGGAGCGCTGCCTGCGTCGCTTCCCGTGA
- the aosR gene encoding oxidative stress transcriptional regulator AosR: MRPGCGPPCSRTADRGVTKGSRERVRKWKRVETDQGPRFRSTLAPHEAALLRSLVSSVVGMLDDREASSPADELEQITGMRTGNATPPDDATMARLLPDFFRQQREHPAGSAVAESLNAALRSLHEPEIIDAKRESAQQLLESCPADGGKFELTEEQAGAWIAAVNDVRLSLGAMLQIGPEGPDRLPSEHPLAGHLDVYQWLTVLQEYLVLALMGQM; encoded by the coding sequence ATGCGGCCGGGCTGTGGGCCACCATGCAGCAGGACCGCTGACCGCGGCGTAACGAAAGGTTCCAGGGAGCGCGTGCGCAAATGGAAGCGGGTGGAGACCGATCAGGGCCCGCGGTTCCGGTCAACGCTGGCTCCCCACGAGGCCGCACTGCTGCGCAGTCTGGTGTCGTCGGTCGTCGGCATGCTCGACGACCGCGAGGCGTCCTCGCCCGCCGACGAACTCGAACAGATCACCGGCATGCGCACGGGCAACGCGACACCGCCCGACGACGCCACGATGGCTCGGCTGCTGCCCGACTTCTTCCGTCAGCAGCGTGAGCATCCCGCGGGATCGGCGGTCGCCGAAAGTCTCAACGCTGCTCTGCGCAGCCTGCACGAGCCCGAAATCATCGACGCCAAACGTGAGTCAGCGCAACAACTTCTGGAATCCTGCCCGGCCGACGGCGGCAAGTTCGAACTCACCGAGGAGCAGGCAGGAGCCTGGATCGCCGCAGTCAACGATGTGCGGCTGTCGTTGGGTGCCATGCTGCAGATCGGTCCCGAGGGCCCAGACCGACTGCCTTCCGAACATCCCCTGGCGGGACATCTCGATGTGTATCAATGGCTGACTGTGCTCCAGGAGTATCTGGTGCTTGCGCTGATGGGACAGATGTGA
- a CDS encoding nicotinate phosphoribosyltransferase, with amino-acid sequence MTVALLTDKYELTMLSAALRDGTAQRQATFELFARRLPDGRRFGIVAGTGRLLEALPHFRFDDTALAAVADFCDAATLDFLRDFSFRGDIDGYAEGDLYFPHSPVLTVRGTFAECVLLETLALSIFNHDSAIASAAARMVSAAAKRTLIEMGSRRTHEQAAVAAARAAYIAGFTGTSNLEASRRFGVPALGTSAHAFTMLYTGADGPDEPAAFRAQVAALGVGTTLLVDTYDVTTGIANAVAAAGTELGAVRIDSGDLGVLARQARRQLDDLGATGTRIVVSGDLDEYAIAALRAEPVDIYGVGTSLVTGSGAPTANMVYKLVEVDGRPVRKRSSQKESQGGAKQAVRLSKPTGTITEEVVFPVGQRPAGPDAGRLLTIPLVREGRAVVDVDLASARALVATGLTSIPWEGLKLSHGEPAIPTRTVAP; translated from the coding sequence GTGACGGTGGCGCTGCTGACCGACAAGTACGAGCTGACCATGCTGTCGGCGGCACTGCGCGACGGTACAGCGCAGCGTCAGGCCACCTTCGAACTGTTCGCCCGACGACTGCCCGACGGTCGTCGCTTCGGCATCGTCGCGGGCACCGGGCGGCTGCTGGAAGCGCTGCCGCACTTCAGATTCGATGACACCGCGCTGGCCGCGGTCGCGGACTTCTGCGATGCCGCCACGTTGGACTTCCTGCGCGATTTCTCGTTCCGGGGCGACATCGACGGCTACGCCGAGGGTGATCTGTACTTCCCCCACTCCCCCGTGCTCACGGTGCGCGGCACGTTCGCCGAGTGTGTGCTGCTGGAGACGTTGGCTCTGTCGATCTTCAACCATGACTCCGCGATCGCCTCGGCCGCGGCCCGGATGGTCAGCGCCGCGGCGAAGCGGACTCTGATCGAGATGGGCTCGCGTCGCACGCACGAGCAGGCCGCGGTGGCCGCTGCCCGCGCGGCCTACATCGCAGGCTTCACGGGCACCTCCAACCTCGAGGCCAGTCGCCGGTTCGGCGTTCCTGCCCTCGGCACCAGCGCGCACGCCTTCACCATGCTCTACACCGGCGCGGACGGACCCGACGAACCCGCGGCCTTCCGCGCCCAGGTCGCAGCCCTCGGCGTGGGCACCACGCTGTTGGTCGACACCTACGACGTGACCACCGGCATCGCCAACGCCGTGGCCGCCGCGGGCACCGAACTGGGTGCGGTGCGCATCGACTCGGGTGACCTCGGGGTGCTGGCCCGGCAGGCCCGCCGCCAGTTGGACGACCTCGGCGCCACCGGCACCCGCATTGTGGTGTCCGGCGACCTCGATGAGTACGCGATCGCCGCGCTGCGGGCCGAACCCGTCGACATCTACGGCGTGGGCACCTCGCTGGTCACCGGATCCGGGGCGCCGACCGCCAACATGGTCTACAAGCTGGTCGAGGTGGACGGCCGTCCGGTGCGAAAACGCAGCAGCCAGAAGGAGTCCCAGGGCGGTGCCAAGCAGGCCGTGCGACTTTCCAAGCCGACGGGCACCATCACCGAGGAGGTCGTGTTCCCGGTCGGGCAGCGCCCCGCCGGACCCGACGCCGGGCGCCTGCTGACGATCCCCCTGGTCCGCGAGGGCCGTGCCGTCGTCGACGTCGATCTCGCGTCCGCCCGAGCGCTGGTCGCCACCGGCCTGACCAGCATTCCGTGGGAGGGCCTGAAACTGTCCCACGGCGAACCGGCAATCCCCACCCGTACCGTCGCCCCATGA